The Podarcis raffonei isolate rPodRaf1 chromosome 2, rPodRaf1.pri, whole genome shotgun sequence genome window below encodes:
- the NIPAL4 gene encoding magnesium transporter NIPA4 produces the protein MERPEPLWVNSSCANGSLLALTCLSGQTFCQVVGNVSSTVLPHNNITLNTNWMVQIEDKYGFYIGLALAIFSSFLIGSSVILKKKGLLRLVETGGTRAGDGGHGYLRDWLWWAGLLTMGGGEAANFAAYAFAPATIVTPLGALSVLISAILSSYLLGERLNLLGKLGCMLSIVGSTVLVIHAPEEEEVTTLDEMASKLKEPGFLAYASILLAVCLVLIFFLAPRYGQTNILIYLTICSVIGAFSVSSVKGLGIAIKGFFAHWPVLKDPLTWILVLTLVASITTQINYLNKALDIFNTSMVFPIYYVLFTTIVITTSVILFKEWVTMSVVDIIGTVCGFLTIILGVFLLHAFKDMDISLRNLPQTLQNADEAPAVKDDKNILIELDNPEIKADNKPKVFMIYS, from the exons ATGGAGCGACCGGAGCCGCTCTGGGTGAACAGTAGCTGCGCCAACG GTTCATTATTAGCTCTGACATGCCTTTCCGGGCAGACATTCTGTCAAGTTGTTGGGAATGTCAGCTCAACAGTCTTACCCCACAATAATATCACCTTAAACACAAACTGGATGGTACAGATAGAAGACAAATATGGCTTCTACATTGGCTTGGCCTTGGCCATCTTCTCCAGCTTCTTGATTGGCAGCAGCGTCATCCTTAAGAAAAAAGGACTGCTTCGGCTTGTGGAGACAGGAGGCACCAGGGCAG GGGATGGAGGCCATGGCTACCTTAGGGACTGGCTGTGGTGGGCTGGCTTGCTGACCA TGGGTGGAGGAGAAGCTGCCAACTTTGCCGCCTATGCCTTTGCTCCTGCAACAATTGTTACTCCACTCGGAGCCCTGAGCGTGCTCATAAG TGCCATTTTGTCCTCGTACCTGCTTGGAGAGCGGCTGAATCTCCTGGGCAAACTCGGTTGCATGCTGAGCATTGTGGGTAGTACAGTTCTTGTGATTCATgctccagaagaagaggaggtcACTACTCTGGACGAAATGGCCTCTAAACTGAAAGAGCCAG GTTTCCTTGCTTATGCCAGCATTCTGTTGGCGGTCTGCCTGGTTCTGATTTTCTTCCTCGCCCCACGTTACGGCCAGACCAACATTCTCATCTACCTCACCATCTGTTCTGTGATTGGAGCATTCTCAGTATCTTCAGTCAAAGGACTAGGCATCGCCATTAAGGGCTTTTTTGCTCACTGGCCTGTTCTGAAGGACCCACTCACCTGGATTCTTGTCCTCACATTGGTGGCCTCTATCACCACCCAAATCAACTACCTCAACAAAGCTCTGGACATTTTCAACACCTCTATGGTTTTCCCCATCTACTACGTGCTGTTTACCACCATTGTCATCACCACTTCAGTCATCCTCTTTAAGGAGTGGGTCACCATGTCTGTGGTGGACATCATTGGGACGGTCTGTGGGTTCCTCACCATTATTTTAGGGGTCTTTTTACTCCATGCCTTCAAAGATATGGACATCAGTTTGAGGAACCTGCCACAAACCCTTCAAAACGCTGACGAGGCCCCAGCCGTCAAGGACGACAAGAACATCCTGATAGAGCTGGATAATCCAGAAATCAAGGCTGACAACAAACCCAAAGTATTCATGATCTACAGCTGA